Sequence from the Levilactobacillus zymae genome:
ATCTGTCAACAAAGCAATTGGTGACAGAATCAAAACAATCACCGCTCCTACTAAGTAGGTATGACTGAAGGCCTGGCTGATCTGTCGATTCTTAGTGTACCCTAAATGGACAAAAAGCAGTATAATCAACTTATGAAGAAAAGCTTAGGTTCTGCTTGGGATAACAAGCAGTTCTTTGTTTTTGTCAAACTGTCTAATTAGAGTGTCTAAACAGAATGCAGTAGGGTGGAGGAGACTGATCCTCTGAAAGGAGAGTTATTGATGAAAGTTGGTTATGCGCGAGTTAGCTCAACTGATCAAAATTTGGCCCGCCAAATTAAAGCCTTGAAAGTGGCTAGATGTGAGAAAATCTTTGAAGAAAAACAATCGGGCAAATCGACCCAAAACCGACCAGAATTACAGGCGGCGATTGCTTATGTGCGGCAAGGAGATACATTAGTAGTGGCCTCATTAGATCGGCTTAGTCGAAACTATGACGACGCCAGTGATATAATCAAGCAGATCAGAGATAAACAGGTTAGAATGGAAGTCTTAGATGCCCCATTTCTTTCAATGCAGACTGGGGATTCAGATATGGACAAATTTATGTTTGATATGCTAACTAAGCTGCTAGCTTATATGGCCCAGACGGAGCGAAAGAAAATTCGCGAGCGTCAAAGACAAGGAATCGAGATTGCCAAAGCCAATGGGAAATATCGAGGAACTAGACCGGCATACGCTGAAGATTCACCTAACCCACAAAAACGGTTTATTTATCATCGAATCGTTGAGCAGTTAAGAAACAAAGCAACCGGAGCTAAAATAAGCTATCGTGCGATTGCGGCTGAAACCGGCGTCTCGGTGCAGACAGTGATTAATATTAAAAATCGGCCGAATTCATAAATTTCCGGATAAATGGTTAACCAAGATTAGTTGATTTCAACTGAATATCGAACATTAAATATTTGCCAATTTTTAATCGCAGTTAAAATCGAAAGGGAGATAAACAAGATGATTGATATTAATTATGGAAACTACACGCTTTTTCAATACCTAATCATGGTTTTTATTTTGTTTCCAATTGAGATTATTCATTCATGGTTAATAATAATAATTTATGCGGCCATCGTTTTAATAATTTTTAGTACGCTATTAAAACTTTTTGAACGTAGGCATCCGCGTTTCAAAGAAAACAATCATGTGACAACAGTACCGTGGTTACGTACCACACTTGCTGTCTTATCTACTGCGATGTTCTTTGTCATATTACTAATTAAAGATAGCAGTGTAGATTTTTTAACCTACTACGCATTAATTGCAGCGCCTCACGTAATTTCAGCATACTTTTCAACAAGTAGAAGAGCACATTTTTAAATTAGATGTTAAATAGGCGCGTTCTGAGAACACTTTCGCTTTTTATAGTGGAGTTCTCTCTTTTCCAAGACGCTGCAAGCTTCGAGTAATTAAGGTGGTGTTGATCTACAGTAATTTGAATATGACGAACAATAGCATCATTGATAGCCTGGTAGCTATCAATGATGCTATTGTTCGAGTAAGCGTTATTGATGTTAAAGTGTGAAGATTGAAGAGACGTAATTTTTAACGACTGACTCTTGAGAATTCATACTTGTATGTAAGCATGAATTTATAAAAGTATACAAATATGAATGTTACAACACGGGATAGAGAGTCTATGACGCTCGTAATCAAGAAGCATAGTGAAGATAGTAACTAGTGGTATCGAGCCTAGTTATACAATTATAAATTCATATTTGTATAAATTTATAAAATTATGATTTTTTTCGAGTTCTTTTCTTCTTTTCATCTTTCTCACGTAGTTGGGCTACCTTCATATCAAACATCTGTCGTTCGACCTGACTCATTTTATCAATTTGTGGCTGCATTTGATCTCCAAGTAACTCGTAGGTGTAACTAAATGCTGATTGATCAAGAAGTGCCATAAACTGATAATATTGTTCAGCCGGCAAAACTAAAGATTTTCGTTCACTCTTATTACCGAATCCTTGAGTGGACCTAGAGCTATTATTGGCTTCTATAGTTGGTTCAGGTCGGTAAAGGGTTTTTGGTTGCGGATCTGGTTTGTATGACTTATCGAGTAATCCTGATCCTTTTTTTAATGTATCTTTTTCAGAATTATCTTTTGTGAAAAAACCGGGTTTTTTTTGTCTTGATTCAGTCATCATTTGTCACTCTCCATTAAGTTCACGCGTTCAATGAATTCATTCGTCAGATTATCTAAGAATGAAGTAAAAATATCTTTGTCCCAGTAACTATCATTTCGTAGACCGTTTCGTGGTGCGGATTGTAGACGGCGCTTGTAAGGAACAATTGTCTTAAACATATT
This genomic interval carries:
- a CDS encoding recombinase family protein, translating into MKVGYARVSSTDQNLARQIKALKVARCEKIFEEKQSGKSTQNRPELQAAIAYVRQGDTLVVASLDRLSRNYDDASDIIKQIRDKQVRMEVLDAPFLSMQTGDSDMDKFMFDMLTKLLAYMAQTERKKIRERQRQGIEIAKANGKYRGTRPAYAEDSPNPQKRFIYHRIVEQLRNKATGAKISYRAIAAETGVSVQTVINIKNRPNS